In Nicotiana tabacum cultivar K326 chromosome 17, ASM71507v2, whole genome shotgun sequence, one DNA window encodes the following:
- the LOC107794511 gene encoding E3 ubiquitin-protein ligase ATL31 gives MFSFKSQDGLVSLPNISHLILLFVLSCPMIPNAAAQPSDSSSGPDNRFRYPTVSPAMAVIIVVLIAALFFIAFISIYIRNRSAANGNTIRQTLSMRRRSAAAAALGLDNLVIETFPTFTYAEVKDHHIGKGALECAVCLNEFEDNETLRLIPKCDHVFHPECIDAWLKSHVTCPVCRADLSTPQPDELPVQAPEVLNSDQVQEQQGTENLQQNNEVSIQVESGENCMLQQEETSTVKPKANRTLSFNVPNRPLRSFSIKRPRMFNEFRSHSTGHSLVVPGENLDRYTLRLPENVRKEVMSRALLNRTKSCAVTIPRYGSSRTGYRAGTGEGSNIGARSFRRIDRFDQEAKSDRWVFKIAPPFFTRGPSIKSPKVRLDIEEGSTSRSVKMAVKIPSFKCLEPKGDEPGLLTDDLARPPAR, from the coding sequence ATGTTTAGCTTTAAAAGTCAAGATGGGCTCGTCTCTCTTCCCAATATTAGTCACCTGATCCTCCTGTTCGTATTATCATGTCCAATGATTCCAAATGCGGCGGCGCAGCCATCAGATTCTTCTTCTGGACCGGACAATCGGTTCCGGTACCCAACTGTCAGCCCAGCAATGGCCGTTATTATAGTGGTTCTCATAGCTGCCCTGTTTTTCATTGCATTTATTTCAATTTACATCCGCAATCGCAGCGCCGCTAACGGTAACACCATCCGTCAAACACTTTCCATGCGCCGCCGTAGTGCTGCTGCTGCCGCACTTGGACTcgataatttggtcatagagactTTCCCCACTTTTACCTACGCCGAAGTAAAGGATCATCATATTGGGAAGGGAGCTTTGGAATGTGCTGTATGTTTGAACGAGTTTGAAGATAACGAAACGCTGCGTTTGATCCCTAAGTGTGATCACGTTTTCCACCCTGAATGTATCGATGCTTGGCTCAAGTCTCATGTCACTTGCCCGGTTTGTCGAGCTGACCTTAGTACTCCTCAACCTGATGAACTGCCGGTTCAAGCCCCTGAGGTACTAAACTCTGATCAAGTCCAAGAACAACAAGGGACAGAGAATTTGCAGCAAAATAACGAGGTTTCAATACAAGTAGAGAGTGGTGAAAATTGTATGCTACAGCAAGAGGAGACCTCTACTGTAAAACCGAAAGCTAATCGAACTTTAAGTTTCAACGTGCCGAACCGGCCGCTGAGGTCTTTTTCTATAAAGAGGCCAAGGATGTTTAACGAGTTCAGGTCACATTCGACCGGCCACTCGTTAGTAGTACCGGGGGAGAATTTGGACCGGTACACTCTCAGATTACCGGAGAATGTTAGAAAAGAGGTAATGAGCCGGGCACTACTGAACCGGACAAAAAGTTGTGCAGTCACTATACCAAGATATGGTAGCAGTAGAACAGGGTACAGAGCCGGAACCGGAGAGGGAAGCAATATTGGTGCGAGGTCATTCAGGAGAATTGACCGGTTCGACCAAGAAGCAAAGTCGGACCGGTGGGTTTTCAAGATTGCACCACCGTTCTTTACTAGAGGTCCATCGATTAAGTCACCAAAAGTAAGGCTTGATATTGAAGAGGGCTCCACATCACGCAGTGTGAAAATGGCAGTCAAAATTCCGTCGTTCAAATGCTTAGAGCCAAAAGGTGATGAACCCGGTTTGCTGACAGATGACTTGGCTCGGCCTCCGGCCCGGTGA
- the LOC107794512 gene encoding pre-rRNA-processing protein ESF2-like produces MGEEELEVEKTSPACEDDQREDEAKTEVRKVKKKKKSLKEAVKGEKRGVCHVRRVPPRMDHVKLRQVLSQFGEIQRIYLVPEAAASQMNRKRAGGFRGQAFSEGWVEFMKKSVAKRVANMLNGQQIGGRKRSAFYYDIWNIKYLSKIKWDDITDEIAKRHAVHEQKLALELSAATRERDFYLTQVDKSRALSSIEERIKKRQKVQQESGEISNLPSEQFEPKVIRQFPQKKPVADEAGKIKPRLSKDILAGVFGGQ; encoded by the exons ATGGGCGAAGAAGAATTGGAGGTTGAAAAAACAAGTCCAGCATGTGAAGACGATCAGAGGGAAGATGAAGCTAAAACAGAAGTACGAAaagttaaaaagaagaaaaagtcaCTTAAAGAAGCTGTGAAGGGTGAAAAGCGTGGAGTTTGTCACGTGCGTAGAGTACCGCCTCGTATGGACCACGTGAAACTTCGTCAGGTTCTTTCTCAGTTTGGAGAAATTCAGAGGATTTATCTTGTACCTGAAG CTGCTGCTTCTCAAATGAATCGGAAACGGGCAGGTGGATTCCGAGGGCAAGCATTTTCAGAAGG GTGGGTTGAATTTATGAAAAAGAGTGTTGCCAAGAGGGTTGCAAATATGTTAAATGGTCAACAAATAG GTGGAAGGAAGAGATCAGCATTCTATTATGACATTTGGAATATCAAGTACTTGTCTAAAATCAAATGGGATGATATTACTGATGAAATTG CAAAAAGGCATGCAGTTCACGAGCAGAAACTAGCTTTGGAGCTTTCTGCTGCTACAAGGGAGCGTGATTTCTACCTTACACAAGTTGATAAGTCCCGTGCTTTAAGTTCTATTGAAGAACGAATAAAGAAG AGGCAAAAGGTCCAACAAGAATCTGGGGAAATTTCTAATCTCCCAAGTGAACAGTTTGAGCCAAAGGTGATACGGCAATTTCCACAGAAAAAACCTGTGGCAGATGAAGCTGGGAAAATCAAGCCAAGGCTGTCTAAGGACATTTTGGCCGGA GTATTTGGTGGTCAATGA
- the LOC107794513 gene encoding pentatricopeptide repeat-containing protein At4g35850, mitochondrial-like encodes MKLLRTLSGPRNLLIRTIGRRYFAATPEEYAKRNYANNEAEYSTVISSLTAQRRHYLLRDVYDDMMLDGVKPERDTFHSLLIGTMKGARLQDAFFFRDEMKAMGLVPDVALYNFMISTCGKCKNSEQAVRLLEEMKRFEVKPTGQTYICLLNACAAAGRVDRVYAIVRDMTAAGLGLNKFCYAGLIAAHKNKEPVTDDVASKILELVEQSKGWSAVEAPSDIPVRSMMGMSEEELYNIPTAEFVFRRGGFLNREFTVYHVAFHSCADLKNVEAIDALLEMLSKDGKTPDVFILMETMRCYLHSGDLQRGRKLFEDYMSSGKPPMIELYVTLVEGAMVGYTPDGMQLAQETLVNMNSRNFFLSPKMGSDLLLVAAGEKTGGYTTANLIWDMMQARKIIPTFPAVQAYYDGLKVREIPADDPRLQLVSRTYNNLRKRFGVGAGRP; translated from the exons ATGAAACTCCTCCGAACCCTCTCTG GACCCAGAAATCTACTGATTCGAACTATAGGGCGTCGATACTTCGCGGCTACACCGGAAGAGTACGCCAAGAGAAACTACGCTAACAATGAGGCTGAATACAGCACTGTTATTAGCTCTCTTACTGCTCAGCGAAG GCATTATTTGTTGAGGGATGTTTATGATGACATGATGCTGGATGGTGTAAAGCCAGAGAGAGATACATTTCATTCACTTCTTATTGGGACAATGAAAGGTGCTCGCTTGCAAGACGCTTTCTTTTTCCGTGACGAAATGAAAGCCATGGGCTTGGTCCCTGAT GTTGCTTTGTACAATTTCATGATATCTACATGTGGAAAATGTAAAAATTCGGAACAAGCAGTAAGG CTTTTGGAAGAAATGAAGAGATTTGAAGTCAAGCCTACTGGACAGACCTATATCTGTCTCCTCAATGCGTGTGCAGCTGCTGGTCGGGTAGACAGAGT GTATGCAATTGTTAGGGACATGACTGCTGCTGGTCTTGGTCTTAATAAATTCTGCTATGCTGGACTTATAGCTGCTCACAAGAATAAGGAACCTGTCACTGATGATGTAGCTTCCAAG ATTCTTGAGCTAGTTGAGCAGTCCAAGGGTTGGTCAGCAGTTGAAGCACCTAGTGACATTCCAGTAAGATCCATGATGGGCATGTCTGAAGAAGAACTTTACAATATCCCAACTGCTGAGTTTGTTTTCCGGCGTGGTGGATTTTTAAATAGGGAATTCACCGTTTATCATgttgcatttcattcctgtgcaGACCTAAAAAATGTGGAG GCGATCGATGCACTTCTTGAGATGCTTAGCAAGGACGGTAAAACACCTGATGTGTTCATTTTGATGGAAACCATGAG gtgttatcttcattctggggATCTGCAACGTGGTCGTAAACTTTTTGAGGACTACATGAGTTCGGGAAAACCACCTATGATTGAATTATATGTG ACACTTGTTGAGGGAGCAATGGTCGGTTACACTCCTGACGGGATGCAACTCGCTCAAGAGACACTG GTAAACATGAACTCCAGGAACTTCTTCCTGAGTCCTAAAATGGGAAGTGATCTCCTTCTTGTTGCTGCGGGTGAAAAG ACTGGTGGATATACTACTGCCAATCTGATATGGGACATGATGCAAGCTCGTAAAATTATACCAACATTTCCTGCTGTTCAAGCGTATTACGACGGCTTGAAG GTTCGGGAGATACCAGCTGATGATCCAAGACTGCAACTAGTTTCTCGAACCTACAATAATCTGAGAAAGAGGTTTGGTGTGGGAGCTGGACGACCGTAg